One window from the genome of Balaenoptera musculus isolate JJ_BM4_2016_0621 chromosome 3, mBalMus1.pri.v3, whole genome shotgun sequence encodes:
- the HTR1A gene encoding 5-hydroxytryptamine receptor 1A produces MDVLSPLQGNNTTSSQGPFGTHANATGISDVTFSYQVITSLLLGTLIFCAVLGNACVVAAIALERSLQNVANYLIGSLAVTDLMVSVLVLPMAASYQVLNKWTLGQVTCDLFIALDVLCCTSSILHLCAIALDRYWAITDPIDYVNKRTPRRAAALISLTWLIGFLISIPPMLGWRTPEDRSDPDACTISKDHGYTIYSTFGAFYIPLLLMLVLYGRIFRAARFRIRKTVKKEEKKVANNRLGASPAPQPRKSVNGEPGSKDWRQGMENKATGAPCANGAVRLGEEGAALEVIEVHRVGNSKEHLPLPSEAGAAPCVPAPFEKKNERNAEAKRKMALARERKTVKTLGIIMGTFILCWLPFFIVALVLPFCESSCHMPTLLGAIINWLGYSNSLLNPVIYAYFNKDFQNAFKKIIKCKFCRR; encoded by the coding sequence ATGGATGTGCTCAGCCCCTTACAGGGCAACAACACCACGTCGTCCCAGGGTCCCTTCGGGACACACGCCAACGCTACTGGCATCTCCGACGTGACCTTCAGCTACCAAGTGATCACCTCTCTGCTGCTGGGCACGCTCATCTTCTGCGCGGTGCTGGGCAATGCGTGCGTGGTGGCCGCCATCGCCTTGGAGCGCTCCCTGCAGAACGTGGCGAACTATCTTATAGGCTCGCTGGCCGTCACAGACCTCATGGTGTCGGTGCTGGTGCTGCCCATGGCCGCGTCGTACCAGGTGCTCAACAAGTGGACTCTGGGACAGGTCACCTGTGACCTGTTCATCGCCCTCGACGTGCTGTGCTGCACCTCGTCCATCCTGCACCTGTGCGCTATCGCGCTGGACAGGTACTGGGCCATCACAGACCCCATCGACTACGTGAACAAGAGGACGCCCCGGCGCGCAGCTGCACTCATCTCGCTCACCTGGCTCATTGGCTTCCTCATCTCCATCCCGCCCATGCTGGGCTGGCGCACCCCGGAAGACCGCTCGGACCCCGACGCGTGCACCATCAGCAAGGACCACGGCTACACTATTTACTCCACCTTCGGCGCTTTCTACATCCCGCTGCTGCTCATGCTGGTTCTCTACGGGCGCATCTTCCGAGCCGCGCGATTCCGCATCCGCAAGACAgtcaagaaggaggagaagaaggtaGCCAACAACCGCCTTGGGGCGTCGCCAGCCCCGCAGCCCAGAAAGAGCGTAAATGGTGAGCCGGGTAGCAAAGACTGGAGGCAGGGCATGGAGAACAAGGCAACAGGGGCTCCGTGCGCCAATGGAGCCGTGAGGCTGGGCGAAGAAGGCGCCGCCCTGGAGGTGATCGAAGTGCACCGGGTGGGCAACTCCAAAGAGCACCTGCCGCTGCCCAGCGAGGCCGGTGCTGCCCCCTGCGTCCCCGCCCCCTTCGAGAAGAAAAATGAGCGCAACGCCGAGGCCAAGCGTAAGATGGCCCTGGCCCGCGAGAGGAAGACGGTGAAGACGCTGGGCATCATCATGGGCACCTTCATCCTCTGCTGGTTGCCCTTCTTCATCGTGGCCCTGGTCCTGCCCTTCTGCGAAAGCAGCTGCCACATGCCCACCCTGTTGGGCGCCATAATCAACTGGCTGGGCTACTCCAACTCTCTGCTCAACCCTGTCATTTACGCCTACTTCAACAAGGACTTCCAAAACGCATTTAAGAAGATCATCAAGTGCAAGTTCTGCCGCCGATGA